One part of the Hyphomicrobiales bacterium genome encodes these proteins:
- a CDS encoding LysE family translocator has protein sequence MTDLILTLVAFAFLSAGTPGPNNLMLMTSGMNYGFRRSLGHITGVAYGFPLMIVAVGLGLTQLFALVPTLEIALKYVCAAYLVYLAYKIATARPKITEDGAMTVSGRPLTFTQAAAFQWVNPKAWVMATTALTVYALPLSNTANAFAVAAVFAFAGTFTATSWTALGDRLRLFFADPVRLRVFNTVAATLLLATLIPVFWPNLL, from the coding sequence ATGACCGATTTGATCCTCACACTTGTCGCCTTCGCGTTCCTGTCGGCAGGCACGCCCGGCCCCAACAACCTCATGCTCATGACCTCGGGCATGAACTATGGCTTTCGCCGTTCGCTCGGCCACATCACCGGTGTCGCTTATGGCTTTCCTCTGATGATTGTCGCGGTTGGTCTCGGGTTGACGCAACTCTTTGCCTTGGTCCCGACGCTTGAAATCGCGCTGAAATATGTCTGCGCTGCCTATCTGGTGTACCTGGCCTACAAAATCGCCACCGCGCGTCCCAAGATCACCGAAGATGGGGCAATGACCGTCTCCGGTCGGCCGTTGACCTTCACACAGGCCGCTGCCTTTCAGTGGGTGAACCCGAAAGCTTGGGTGATGGCCACCACCGCGCTCACCGTCTATGCGCTGCCGCTCTCGAATACGGCCAACGCCTTTGCGGTTGCTGCTGTCTTTGCCTTCGCCGGGACGTTCACCGCTACCAGCTGGACCGCGCTCGGCGATCGCCTGCGGCTGTTCTTTGCCGACCCGGTGCGTCTGAGGGTGTTCAACACGGTTGCTGCGACCCTCCTTTTGGCCACGCTCATTCCGGTGTTTTGGCCGAACCTTCTCTAG